The sequence CCTCCGAGCACGATCCGCTGAAGGGCCTTGCCGTTACCACGCCCGGCTTCCGCCGCATCGGCCAGGCCATCGCGAAGCTGGGCCTGCCGACCGTGTTCGTGCAGGAAGGCGGCTATCTCTCGGATATCCTCGGCGCGAATTTGACTTCGGTGCTGGCGGGATTTGAAGAGGCAAGGTGATTTTCGCTGAATAGACCGTCATTCTCCGTCATTGCGAGCGAAGCGAAGCAATCCAGAATCTTTCCCGGACATCAGTCCGGATTGCTTCGTCGCAAGGGCTCCTCGCAATGACGATGTGGATGCAGTGTGATCAGTAGTTAAAACATCCCGCTCGCCGCCAGCGCCTTGCGGACGTGCTGCATCTCGATCTCGTCCGCGACCATGTCCAGCATGATCGTGGTCAGTCCCTTCGCCGCAAACGCCTTCAGCCTCGTGCCGATCTCCTCGTAGCTGCCGACGAGATAGGGGCAGTCGGCCTGGAAGGTCAGGAACGGCAGCAGCCAGTAGCCATTGTCCTGAAGCTCGCCGCTTCGTCCCTCATACAGCCGCCGCTTCCATACGGAGTCGCTGTTCTCCACGGTGAGCGCGAGCAGCTCGCGATCATCGGGGTTGTTGCGGAAGCGTGCCTTCGCCGCCTGCCGGGCCTCGTCGCTTCTCTCGCGTGCGAAGATGCCGAAGTTCATGCCGGGTGCCGCGAAGCCATCATCGAGATCGGGCGGCAGCATCTGCATCTTGATGCAGCCGGTCTCCTTGGCCACGCGCTGCGCTGCTTCCGATTGACCGGCGATCAAAAATTCCGGCATCAGCTCCGCCGGCAGGCGTGGACGAAGTTGCAGGTTGCTCGCACGGTAGAACCGGCCCTCGATAGTCACCGGCCGCGAGCTCGAGAGCAGCTGGCGCATCAGCGCGACGAACTCGCCGAGCCGGACATAGCGGTCGGCATGGGTCTGCTCGTCGCCGAGGCCCTGCAAGTCGCTGACCGCGGTCCCCGTGATCATGTTGAGGTAGACCTTGCGGCCGTAGAGCTGCGCGAACGACGAGACGAATTTCGCTGCCG is a genomic window of Bradyrhizobium sp. CB1717 containing:
- a CDS encoding LLM class flavin-dependent oxidoreductase; the protein is MTTSRLRVFPAISRNRDPKQYVGELMRVAEFADRNGFEGILLFEGNDVFVEPWAMAQHIMAETTRSSPLIAVNPIYMHPFTAAKFVSSFAQLYGRKVYLNMITGTAVSDLQGLGDEQTHADRYVRLGEFVALMRQLLSSSRPVTIEGRFYRASNLQLRPRLPAELMPEFLIAGQSEAAQRVAKETGCIKMQMLPPDLDDGFAAPGMNFGIFARERSDEARQAAKARFRNNPDDRELLALTVENSDSVWKRRLYEGRSGELQDNGYWLLPFLTFQADCPYLVGSYEEIGTRLKAFAAKGLTTIMLDMVADEIEMQHVRKALAASGMF